A window of Phycisphaerae bacterium genomic DNA:
AAGGCAAAAGTAAAGCTCGGCTATCTTCTTTTTGTCCTATGTTTCGGCGTAATAACTGCTTCGCGTAAACGGCGAAGACATAACCCAATCGAAGCCAAGCTGTTTTGCCCGCTCGGCCCAGTAGTCGAATTTCTCCGGCCTGATGTATTCGGCGACCTCAAGCGATTGTTTAGAAGGTTTAAGATACTGACCTATTGCCAGACGGTTACAGTTTACGTTTCGCAGGTCTTTTAGAACCTGTTCGATTTCATCGTCCCTCTCGCCGAGGCCGAGCATAATTGAAGATTTTGTTGTAGTATCGGGCAGAAGTTTTTTTGCGATTTCAAGAAGTTTCAGAGAGGCCTGATAATCTGCGCCGCTTCTTGCGATTTTGTAGAGTCTCGGTACAGTCTCAAGATTATGGCCGAAGACAAACGGCAGGGCATTTGAGAGAATTTTAAGAGCTTCATTTTGACAGTTTTTAAAATCCGGCACAAGAAGCTCGAATCTTATGCCGCTGTTTTGCAGCCGTACGGTATTTATAACATCTTTGAATTGTGCTGCTCCGCCGTCAGGCAAATCATCTCTCGTAACGGAAGTGATGACGAGATATTTGATTTTCAATTGTTTGGCAAGCTGTGCAACCCTTTGCGGTTCTGTTTTATCCGGCGGCAGGGGAGAACCTTTTACGACTGAACAGAATTTGCAGTTTCGCGTGCAGATATTGCCGAGAATGAGGACTGTAGCGGTGCCGCGGGACCAGCATTGGCCCTGATTGGGACAATTTGCATTTGTACAAATTGTCTCAATGCCGAGCTGATTGATGATTAAGCTGGTATTATTAAAACTGCCGCCTGCAGGCAGAGGCCTTTTGAGCCACTCCGGCAGCCGTCTTTTGGTTTTTGATTCATTTTTAGTAAAATGATTCAACAGGATTTTTTTAAGGGTGTTTTTTGCGGTTTCTATATCAATTTTTTTGCCGGCCTGTCCGCCATAGCCCTGGCGAAGGCGGAGTTCCTTTTCGGCGCTGGTCATTATGACGTTATCCAGGCCGCATGGGATTATAAAGTCAAAAATACTCAAATCATTATTGATATTTATCGCTATGCCGTGAAATGTAATCCATTTTTTGATTTGTACGCCGATAGAGGCAATCTTTCTATTCTCAATCCAAAGGCCGGGGAAGCCTTTTTTAGTTTCACTTTTAACGCCAAGTTCGGCGAGAAATTCAATTCCGATTTTTTCGAGCAAACGAACATAATCGCTCACGCCGAGACTGTGCTTCTTTAAATTTATAATCGGATAAATAACGATTTGGCCGGGATTGTGCGCTGTGCTTCCTCCGCCGCGGCGGATTTGAATAATTTCAATGCCGGCCTGTTCGATTGCGTCAGAATCTTTGAGGAGTTTGTTTGCACTGTTTCTTGCGCCGAGTGTAATAACAGGCGGATGCTCAACGATAAAAATTACTTCTTCACCGGCCTCGGTCTGCAAAGCGAGCATTGCCTTTTCCTGCATCGCAAGTACGGTGTTATAATCCTTTATCCCGCAATCTATTATGTTAATATCAGTTGTCATTGGTCATCATTATATCGCAATTAATATAAAATTAAAACTTTTTACATATTATGCTTGACAGTGCATACTATGTAATACATAATATGTAATAGAAACCAATATTTTCAGGAGTATACAAATGAAATTTGAGCGAGAGTTATTAAAAGGAATAGCTCCGGTTGTAGTGCTCGAGACTTTATCTCGCGGCAGGATGTATGGTTACGAGCTGAGCGAGGCCATCGAAAACAAAAGTCAAAAGATTCTCACTTTAGGCCAGGGAACGCTTTATCCGCTGCTTTACAACCTCGAATCCCAAAAACTGATTAAAGGCCAATGGGAAACCGCCGAATCCGGCAGAGAACGCAAGTATTATTCGATTACGAGCAAAGGCAAACAGCGTCTCGAAACCGATAAGGTACAACTTGCAGATTTATTCAAAGCGATGAAACTTGTTTTCGGGACAAGCATGGCAAATATTTGATTTTTGCCACAGAGTTTTTTAGCCACAGAGAGCACAGAGCTCACAGAGGGATAGATATGAAAAAGGAAATGAAACATTCAGATTTTGTCAATTTGCCTGCCTGCGTTGCGGATTATATTAAGCTTGTAATAAAGAAGATGCGATGGCACAAAAAGGTTCGTGCAGACGTTCAGGCCGAGCTTATCTCACATTTCGAAGATGCCCTGAAAGACTGCAAAACAAACGAGGACAAAGAAAAAACAGCTAAGGAGTTGATTGCCAATTTCGGCGACGCAAAACTTATCGCCACTCTTACACGCCGGGCAAAAAAACGCTGCCGCCCGCTTTGGCAAAAAGTACTGATTCATTCATTTCAGATTATTGGAATAATTATCATTTATATAGTAATTTGCGGTGTTTATCTTTCTTCAGGTAAGCCAAATATCTCTTTAAACTATGTCGAATGGCTCAATAACTATGTTCGTCAGGGCAGAGACGAATCCCTCAACAGCGCTCCGATGATAAAAAAAACAGCCGACCTTTTCATAGATGAACCTAATTGGCTAAAAGAAAGCAAGGCAAAATGGCCGGATGATTTTAACGAAATCCAGTTAAAGGAGTTTGAAAACTGGCTGTTGCAAAATTCTCAGGCAATTGAAACGTTCAGGAAAGCATCTGAAAAGCCGTATTATTGGAATATTTATGACGCCAATAAATCAGATTTTACCCGGATGAATGAAGTATTGGATTATCCGATGAAAGAGCTTTCAAAATATCGCTGGATGGCAAGGATAATGGATTGGCAGGTGCGATACTCGGCATACAGAAACGAAACACAAACTGCGGTAAACGACGTGATAGATTTATGTAAATTCGGTCATAATATGCAGGGTACCGGATTGCTTGTCGAGCAGCTTGTCGGAATAGCGATTGAGGCGGTAGGATTTGCAACTACATATGACGTCATAAGCAAAAATGATGTATCAGTTCGGCAATTAGAAGATTTGCAAAGTTTCTTTCAGCAGGAACGGGGCGGCGATGTAATTAACATTGAAGCAGAGAAAGTAATCTTATACGACTTTATTCAACGAAACTTTGCTGATGATGGAAAAGGTGGCGGCAGACCTGTTCGCCAGGGTACTGGTTTTGCCGGCAAAAACACAGTTCAGATAATTTTCAATATATTGATATTTAATCTGCCGGACAGAAAAAAAGTAATTGAACAGGTTGACAATGTATATGATGCGTATAGGCAATTATTTGAAAGTTCGAATTTTGAAAGTGCAGAAATAAAATTCAATCAGGAAGTAAGTGATGCTCCGATGCTTTTACAAATTTCTTTTCCGGCATTAAAAAATCTTGGCAAACTTTCATGGCGTTTCAAAACTCAAAGAGACGGTCTTATCACAACTTTGGCGGTTATGAGATACAAAAAACAGACCGGCAAATACCCCGACGGCTGAGGAATTAGTAGAAAAAGGTTTTATGGTCAAAATGCCTTTCGATGTATATCGAAATGGGCCATTAACATATCGAAAAACTGACACTGGTTTCATATTGTATAGTTTCAGCGAAGACAGGGATGATGATGGAGGGAAAATGGGGGTTAGCAAAGAAGGCAAACCGTATATGTGGAATTCTGAGGGCGATGCTGTTTTCTGGCCGGTAACACATCTTTCAGGTAAAAAATAGTCCTGTTATAAAATTTGTTAAATTTCCTGAACAAAGCCTTATAGGCCGGCGTATGTAATATTGGAAAAAGTAAATAACATAATTCTTCTTTGCCTCCTCCTAGGTTCAAATAGACTGTGGCGGCCTTTAGAGCATTAAAGGCCGCCTTTTCTTTTTATCCATTAATTAAAGTAATTTAATGCCGGCTTGTCCGCATTTATCGAGCATATCCTGCGGCCAGATACTTGCGTGCACTTCGCCGACATGAATTTTCCGCAGCAGGAACATACATAATCTTGATTGTCCGATACCGCCGCCAATCGATAACGGCAGTTCACCGTTGAGCAGTCTTTTGTGCCAGGCGAACTCGGTTCTGTTAAGAGAGTTTCGTATTTCGAGTTGTTTCAGCATTGCGTCTTTATCAACACGGATGCCCATCGAGCTTATTTCAAAGGCCCTGTTCAGTATCGGATACCACAAAAGGATATCGCCGTTAAGGCCTTTTCTGTCGCTGCCTGTCGGCGTAACCCAGTCGTCATAGTCCGGCGCTCTGCCGTCGTGAAGGGTACCGTCTTTAAGTTCGCCGCCGATACCGATTACAAAAACGGCGCCGTGTTCTTTTGTGATTTTATCTTCCCGCTGTCTCGGAGGAAGGTCGGGATACATTTCGAGGAGTTCTTCGGTGTGAATAAATTTAATATCTTTCGGCAGTATCGGCGTTATCTGCGGGTATAGAGTGCGGACGTGATTTTCAGTTTCACGAATGGCGTTATAGATTGTCCTGACAATACTTTTGAGAAAATCGAGGTTTCTCTCCTGCGGCTTGATAGTTCTTTCCCAGTCCCACTGGTCCACGTAAATCGAATGAAGATTATCGAGCGATTCTTCGTCGGGCCTTATCGCGTTCATATCCGTATAAAGACCTTCGCCGGGCTGAAAGCCGTAATCGGCAAGCACCATTCGTTTCCACTTGGCCAGCGAAAATACCACCTCCGCGTCGGCGTCGTTATCGTCTCTTACCTGGAACGTTACCTTGCGCTCAATGCCGTTAAGGTCATCGTTAATGCCCGAACCCTTACGGACAAACAGCGGCGCCGAAACGCGCTGCAGACTCAAATTCCAGGCGAGAGCCTGTTCAAAAAAATCCTTTAATTCCTTTATGGCTTTTTCAGTTTCTCTAAGCGACAGTGGCGATTTGTACTTCGGGTCAATATAAAGGTTCGACAATTTTTACTCCCTGAAAACCAGTAATAATTCTTTATAAAAAAACGGCCCCGGCAAAAAACCGGGACCGTAAAACCGTTTATTAATTCCGTTCTTTAAACGGCATTTATCTCATGTGCACAACGATTTCAACTCTTCTGTTCTTTGCCTTGCCGCTGCCGGAATTTGGCGCTACCGGTCTGCTCGAACCGCAGCCGATGGCTCTGATTCTGTCATCCGGAATGCCGGTGGAATTTAACTGCCTGAGAACTGAAAGAGCTCTTTGTGAAGACAACTCCCAGTTATCCTTCCAGCTTGATTTCTTTATCGGGTCGGTATCTGTATGGCCGACGACATCTATTAATCTGCCGCTGTATTTGTCCTTCAAAACCGAAACAATGCCGTCGAGATTGCCCTTGGCACTTGTTTTTAGAACGGCCTTGCCTGAATCGAACAAAATCATTTCAGGCAGGGTAACGGTAATCGTTCCGGCCTTTGCGTCTACATCGACATCGTAATCACCGAAGCCTGTGGCATCGCCGCCGGATTTGCCGCCTTCCATTTGCTTTTTCATATCTTCCAGTGCCTGCTGACTTTCAGCAAGTCTGCCGGCAAGTTCCTGCTTTTCGGAGGCACTGCCCTCGAGAGTGGATTTGCAGTTATCGTACAAACCCTTGAGGTTCTGATGCTCGACATTCAGAGAGTTATATTTTTTCTTATAGTTTTCACAGCCGGTGATGAGACTATAAGAGACCATTATAACAGCCAGCAACAACACTTTTTTTCTCAGAGCAAACATTATCCATCTCCTTTATTTTAAAAAATTCATTCCTTTTTATTTAACGGTAAATTATGAACTGCAGCCAGTTCACAACCGCATCGTGTAAAATCATAACCACAAAGACCCCCATTGACAAGAAGGGACCGTACGGAATTTGACGTATTTTTTTAAAAAACATGGAAAAGACAGTCCAGGCAAGTCCAAAGAAGGGGGCAATGAAGAAAGCCACCACAACGGGCCATGGCCCCAGTACGGCACCGGCGGCACCCATAAGATGGACATCGCCAAGCCCCATTGCCTCTTTGCCGAAGGCGAAAGTACCTAAAATACGTGTTATCCAGACTATGCCGCAACCTATGAAATAACCCCATAAACCGCCTAAAAGTCCAGCAATAACAGGTATTTGCGAAAAATCTATCCACCAATCTGAAAATCGTGGTACGTTTTTAAAAATTTCAAATGCCGCAAAGGCACCAACAACTATCGGCAATAGAAAGATTACCTCTTTTAACATTTCAAGACGATGATTATAGTTTTCTGTTTGTTTTTGTTCGGTTTGAGAGTCTATAGTATCTGATTTTTCCGAGGGATAACTTGTCTTAATAATTCCGGTGAAAAGTAACAAAAGAGATGTTACCAGACCAACTAAAGCTCCAGCGGCTAAAATAGCGACCTTTGCGGATGCCAGCGGAAAGAGGTCGTAACTTCTGATAATAGCGGAATCATAGAAAAAAGTTCCCGCTCCGGCAGCGATAATACCTGCCGCTGTTACAAGCCAGCAGATGGAAATAGGGATGATATATAATTCCAAATCGATTGCCGAGGCCGCGATGAAACAGGAGAGCATAATAATATGAACAAGGTACAGCGAAAAACCGCCTTCGAAAAATCCGCCGATTCCTTTTCTGAAAGCTGTCTGGAAATAAATCCAGTAAAGAGCGACAAAAAGCAGGGCGGTCAGCAATTCGATGATGAAATACCGCGGCGTGATTTTGGTTTTGCATTTGCGGCATTTGCCCATCAGGAGCAGCCATGAAAGAATCGGAATATTATCGTAAAAAGCTATCGGCGTTTTGCAAACAGGGCAGGCCGAGCCGGGCCGAACAAGCGATAAATCTCTCGGAAGCCGATAAATCACGACATTTAGAAAACTGCCGACAGAGGCGCCGAGCGCGAAGATAAATGTAATCAGCAATCCATCCGGTATAACAATGCATCCTGCCAAATATTATTCCTTATTTTTGTTTGTTAACTATGCCGGCAACTTTCATTTGCAGACCGAACAGGCGTATAAATCCTGTCGCGTCTGTCGGATTGTATTCATCGCCCATCGTGAAGCTTGCCATCTTCGTACTGTAAAGACTTTTTGGACTCTTGATTCCCGCCGGTGTGCAGCGGCCTTTATATAGTTTCATTTTTACCGAGCCGGTAACATTCTGCTGCGTTACATCGACAAACGCATCGAGCGCGTGACGAAGCTGGCAGAACCACTGGCCGTTATAGACAAGGTCGGCGTATTTTAGCGCGACCTGCTGTTTGTAGTGCAGAGTTTCGCGGTCGAGCGTCAGAGTTTCCAGTGCCTTGTGAGCTTCGACAAGTATAGTTCCGCCGGGCGTTTCATAAACGCCGCGGGATTTAATGCCGACGAGACGATTCTCAACGACATCAGCCTGACCGACAGCGTGTTTGCCGCCGATTTTATTCAATTGCTCGATAATCTTTACAGGGTCTGTCTTTTTGCCGTTAATTGCGACAGGCACACCTTTTTCAAAACCGATTACAACATACTCCGCTTTGTTCGGGGCCTTGGAAACGGGATTCGAAAGGACGAACAGGCGATCCAATGGTTCGTTTGCCGGGTCTTCAAGCTCAGCGCCTTCGTGGCTTATGTGCCAGAGGTTCCGGTCGCGGGAATAAATTTTCTTTACGCTCTGTTCAATCGGAACTTTATGCTTTTTGGCGTATTCAATCGCTGCTTCCCGGCTGGTCAGTTCGAATTTCGGGTCTTTCCACGGTGCGATAATTTTCAGTTTCGGGTCGAGAGCCATATATGTAAGCTCGAAACGTACCTGGTCGTTGCCTTTGCCGGTAGCTCCGTGAGCGACGCCGATAGCGCCTTCCTGCTGAGCGACCATAACCTGATGTTTGGCAATTAGCGGCCGGGCGATACTTGTGCCGAGAAGATAGCCGTTTTCGTAAATCGCTCCGCTTTTGAGCATCGGCCAGAGATATTCGGTAACAAATTCTTTCCGCAGGTCTTTAACGATACACTTTACCGCGCCGGAAGCGAGTGCTTTTTTCTTAATTCCGTCGAGTTCTTCGGCCTGACCGAGGTCGGCGGCGAACGCTATAACGTCATAGCCGTAGTTTTCCTTTAGCCACGGCAGAATTACACTGGTATCGAGTCCGCCGCTATAGGCGAGAACGACTTTATTTGATGATTTTGCCATTTAAAGATATCCTTTCATATCGATAAAACGAAATTATACAATATCCTGTTTGTTTGGCAAGAAGGGAAGATTCGGAAGATTATTTTTTCCGTGGGATGACGGCATTTAGCAAATCCGAGTCCCACTGGTTTTTCTGCGAGTCGTAAATCCCGAAACCGGAGCATAATTCCCAATAGATATAACTGAAGCCGCGTTTTACGGCCGAATCGGCAATGAAAGAAGTCCAGCGAATCCTGTCGGATTTGTCGGCCTTGTAGTATGCGCCGAATTCGCCAAGATTCATCGGCCTGTTATTTTTTTTGCCCCAGTCGGCACCTTTATCGAAATCATCGTTAATTGCCTTTTGTTCTTGGGCGGTGGCTTTCCATGTTATGCCGAGACTGTCTTTTCCTTCGGCGCTCCACTCGGCGCCCTGATGTGTAAATTTAATCGGCAAATAATAATGACATGAAACAATGATATTGCGGTCACTTTCGGGTAACTGAAGATTGTCAATGTCAGTGGCATAATTGGCAGGGTTAACAACGATTGTTCGATATGGATTCGACCGGCGAATAACATCGATGGTTTTACTGAGAATACCGTTCCAAAGTTTCGCGGTTAATGCGTTGTGCGGTTCGTTCAGCGGCTCGAATAAAACTGAATCAGGATAATTTTTGTAATGCTCGGCAATTTGTTTCCATAAGGCAACAAATCGTTCACTGTGGGTGTTAGGTTCGTTCATCAATTCCATATAATGATGCATATTTACCATAACATAGAGATTTTGCTGCAACGCGTTTTTCACGGCCCAGTCTATGCGTTTGAAAAAATTGGGGTCGATTGTATATGGCGGCTGCTCTAAAGCGTGGCTCGACCAGCGAATCGGAATACGAACGGAATCGAAGCCGGCGTCTTTTATGATTTTAAAATATTCGCCTTTCAGGGTGACACCCCATTCGCCTTCATTTGGCGCTTCGAGAGCATTGCCGAGATTTATTCCTTTGCCAAGATGTTTATTTTGATTATACGGGTCGGGTGATTTGCTTTTCGCTTCTGCCGCACAGTTTAAAACCGCCAGCAAAACCATACCTGCGATAATAGGCAGCTTAACTCGCATAAAACATTTCCCATCGACTCCGGACATAAATTAACTCCTGAAACAAATGATTATACAATTCCGATATTATTTGACAATATTTATATTTTAGTATAGGTTTTGAAACTTCCAAAACAATAAATACAAATCCTGAATGGTTTTTATTTGCCGCGGAATCCGCCGTCGCTAAAAGCTATGGCGGATAAATTTGTTGATGTGGAGGATATTTTCAAGTGGTCTTTTCGGGACGTGTAAAACATCTTTTTCGTCGAGATAATATCTCATATCCTCTAAGGCGTCTTCCTGCATCGGGGTTTCGGCGGCTTCGACAAGCTCAATCAGAAAATTTCTTTCCAGTTTTTCCTGACGGAATCGCCTGATATATCCTATTTTTTAAAAAATAATTTTAAAAATTTGAGTATTTGCTCAAAAATGCGGTGCCTTTTTTGTCATTTATATGAAAAGCGTTAATTGATGGAGACATATTTGAGACAAAGTAAACATTCACTCCGACACTGTTTGCTACTGCCAGCATGAACGAGTATTACTGCAATATCCGACTACACGGATGCCCGGGTAGTTAAAGTATATAACAATCTCGCAAACATCTTGTTACATAATCCAAAGATTGTTGACTCGTGAAAAACCAAGTCAGGGATCTC
This region includes:
- the lipA gene encoding lipoyl synthase, with protein sequence MTTDINIIDCGIKDYNTVLAMQEKAMLALQTEAGEEVIFIVEHPPVITLGARNSANKLLKDSDAIEQAGIEIIQIRRGGGSTAHNPGQIVIYPIINLKKHSLGVSDYVRLLEKIGIEFLAELGVKSETKKGFPGLWIENRKIASIGVQIKKWITFHGIAININNDLSIFDFIIPCGLDNVIMTSAEKELRLRQGYGGQAGKKIDIETAKNTLKKILLNHFTKNESKTKRRLPEWLKRPLPAGGSFNNTSLIINQLGIETICTNANCPNQGQCWSRGTATVLILGNICTRNCKFCSVVKGSPLPPDKTEPQRVAQLAKQLKIKYLVITSVTRDDLPDGGAAQFKDVINTVRLQNSGIRFELLVPDFKNCQNEALKILSNALPFVFGHNLETVPRLYKIARSGADYQASLKLLEIAKKLLPDTTTKSSIMLGLGERDDEIEQVLKDLRNVNCNRLAIGQYLKPSKQSLEVAEYIRPEKFDYWAERAKQLGFDWVMSSPFTRSSYYAET
- a CDS encoding helix-turn-helix transcriptional regulator — encoded protein: MKFERELLKGIAPVVVLETLSRGRMYGYELSEAIENKSQKILTLGQGTLYPLLYNLESQKLIKGQWETAESGRERKYYSITSKGKQRLETDKVQLADLFKAMKLVFGTSMANI
- the asnA gene encoding aspartate--ammonia ligase, with the translated sequence MSNLYIDPKYKSPLSLRETEKAIKELKDFFEQALAWNLSLQRVSAPLFVRKGSGINDDLNGIERKVTFQVRDDNDADAEVVFSLAKWKRMVLADYGFQPGEGLYTDMNAIRPDEESLDNLHSIYVDQWDWERTIKPQERNLDFLKSIVRTIYNAIRETENHVRTLYPQITPILPKDIKFIHTEELLEMYPDLPPRQREDKITKEHGAVFVIGIGGELKDGTLHDGRAPDYDDWVTPTGSDRKGLNGDILLWYPILNRAFEISSMGIRVDKDAMLKQLEIRNSLNRTEFAWHKRLLNGELPLSIGGGIGQSRLCMFLLRKIHVGEVHASIWPQDMLDKCGQAGIKLL
- a CDS encoding OmpA family protein, which produces MFALRKKVLLLAVIMVSYSLITGCENYKKKYNSLNVEHQNLKGLYDNCKSTLEGSASEKQELAGRLAESQQALEDMKKQMEGGKSGGDATGFGDYDVDVDAKAGTITVTLPEMILFDSGKAVLKTSAKGNLDGIVSVLKDKYSGRLIDVVGHTDTDPIKKSSWKDNWELSSQRALSVLRQLNSTGIPDDRIRAIGCGSSRPVAPNSGSGKAKNRRVEIVVHMR
- a CDS encoding prepilin peptidase — protein: MAGCIVIPDGLLITFIFALGASVGSFLNVVIYRLPRDLSLVRPGSACPVCKTPIAFYDNIPILSWLLLMGKCRKCKTKITPRYFIIELLTALLFVALYWIYFQTAFRKGIGGFFEGGFSLYLVHIIMLSCFIAASAIDLELYIIPISICWLVTAAGIIAAGAGTFFYDSAIIRSYDLFPLASAKVAILAAGALVGLVTSLLLLFTGIIKTSYPSEKSDTIDSQTEQKQTENYNHRLEMLKEVIFLLPIVVGAFAAFEIFKNVPRFSDWWIDFSQIPVIAGLLGGLWGYFIGCGIVWITRILGTFAFGKEAMGLGDVHLMGAAGAVLGPWPVVVAFFIAPFFGLAWTVFSMFFKKIRQIPYGPFLSMGVFVVMILHDAVVNWLQFIIYR
- a CDS encoding argininosuccinate synthase, with translation MAKSSNKVVLAYSGGLDTSVILPWLKENYGYDVIAFAADLGQAEELDGIKKKALASGAVKCIVKDLRKEFVTEYLWPMLKSGAIYENGYLLGTSIARPLIAKHQVMVAQQEGAIGVAHGATGKGNDQVRFELTYMALDPKLKIIAPWKDPKFELTSREAAIEYAKKHKVPIEQSVKKIYSRDRNLWHISHEGAELEDPANEPLDRLFVLSNPVSKAPNKAEYVVIGFEKGVPVAINGKKTDPVKIIEQLNKIGGKHAVGQADVVENRLVGIKSRGVYETPGGTILVEAHKALETLTLDRETLHYKQQVALKYADLVYNGQWFCQLRHALDAFVDVTQQNVTGSVKMKLYKGRCTPAGIKSPKSLYSTKMASFTMGDEYNPTDATGFIRLFGLQMKVAGIVNKQK
- a CDS encoding glycoside hydrolase family 5 protein, producing the protein MSGVDGKCFMRVKLPIIAGMVLLAVLNCAAEAKSKSPDPYNQNKHLGKGINLGNALEAPNEGEWGVTLKGEYFKIIKDAGFDSVRIPIRWSSHALEQPPYTIDPNFFKRIDWAVKNALQQNLYVMVNMHHYMELMNEPNTHSERFVALWKQIAEHYKNYPDSVLFEPLNEPHNALTAKLWNGILSKTIDVIRRSNPYRTIVVNPANYATDIDNLQLPESDRNIIVSCHYYLPIKFTHQGAEWSAEGKDSLGITWKATAQEQKAINDDFDKGADWGKKNNRPMNLGEFGAYYKADKSDRIRWTSFIADSAVKRGFSYIYWELCSGFGIYDSQKNQWDSDLLNAVIPRKK